From a region of the Leishmania major strain Friedlin complete genome, chromosome 32 genome:
- a CDS encoding putative ATP-dependent zinc metallopeptidase, with protein MNQNDPSPGGSLFQQMYSAQQQQQQMPPPQAYGGQLSLQPPPTPQPQKSSQGDGYAQNPYTVPREGIGAPPSIYTGYNYQPQQMIPQQYSYAAQQQQQPARMPPVYQPPVQDDDYYKGFHDGVVRPSGPVWGSAVSWVVPLVVNVAFFVGPIWYFRRKYMHAMASATGSAAASGGKGGAGGSSNMMSGLMEMMNPMKPKNFRTEVKGTTFKDVIGIPEAKEELKQYVDFLKEPSKFTRLGARLPKGCLLTGQPGTGKTLLARAVAGEASTPFFSCSGADFIEIFGGSGPKRVRELFEEAKKAAPCVVFIDEIDAIGSRNQGGRSMGGGGSSEENRTINQLLAELDGLTSKEAIVVIAATNYPEAIDKALLREGRFDRKVTIPMPDHKARCELFEFYLNRIITGDPNCKPKVQVFKTRNEAEAGGSGAAQASPSSTLASSEKAATETKALVTEDAKPESIKVIPGVSNKEYAVVLSDRTPGVSPAQISTIVNEGALNAAANGKEVVPLEVLQDSIDDVLIGKKHRQRMSNASLHRTAYHEVGHCIMAWTNPLQKDVIKLSIIPRGRAGGYTQQVQDEAMEPQTDEFLFSQLCVLMGGRAAERIFEKDISIGAMDDLQRATRLAMEKLLKYGMSKTIGQLAFKPNDKNDGRAWMTWSENLHAKVEAEARALVESAYVHTEKTLLAHKDKHQKLAELLLGKKELDKADIAGILGARPVLKA; from the coding sequence ATGAACCAGAATGACCCCTCGCCTGGCGGATCGCTGTTCCAGCAAATGTacagtgcgcagcagcaacagcagcagatgccgccgccgcaggcaTACGGAGGCCAGCTTTCCCTGCAACCACCGCCTACTCCTCAGCCGCAGAAGAGCAGCCAGGGCGACGGCTATGCACAAAACCCGTACACAGTTCCCCGAGAAGGCAtaggtgcgccgccgtcaatCTATACCGGCTACAACTACCAGCCCCAGCAAATGATACCCCAGCAGTACAGCtacgcggcgcagcagcagcagcagcccgcgcGCATGCCGCCGGTGTACCAGCCGCCGGTCCAGGATGACGACTACTACAAGGGTTTCCACGATGGCGTTGTTCGTCCCTCTGGGCCGGTTTggggcagcgccgtcagctgGGTTGTACCTCTTGTGGTAAACGTGGCCTTCTTTGTCGGGCCTATCTGGTACTTCCGGCGCAAGTACATGCATGCTATGGCGAGTGCAACcggctccgctgccgcgtcaGGGGGCAAgggtggtgctggaggctCGTCGAACATGATGAGCGGGCTCATGGAGATGATGAACCCGATGAAGCCGAAGAATTTCCGCACCGAGGTGAAGGGGACGACGTTCAAGGATGTTATCGGCATCCCTGAAgcgaaggaggagctgaagcagTACGTGGACTTCTTGAAGGAGCCGTCCAAGTTCACTCGCCTTggcgcgcggctgccgaaGGGGTGCCTGCTGACTGGACAGCCTGGCACCGgcaagacgctgctggcccGCGCCGTGGCCGGTGAAGCGAGCACGCCGTTCTTTAGCTGCTCGGGCGCCGACTTCATTGAGATctttggcggcagcggcccaaaacgtgtgcgtgagctcttcgaggaggcgaagaaggcggctCCATGCGTTGTGTTCATTGACGAAATTGACGCGATCGGCTCGCGCAACCAGGGTGGCCGCTcgatgggcggcggcggcagcagcgaggaaaACCGCACCATCAACCAGCTTCTCGCCGAGCTTGATGGCTTGACAAGCAAGGAGGCGATTGTGGTGATTGCCGCCACAAATTATCCGGAGGCGATCGACAAGGCGCTTCTGCGCGAGGGTCGCTTTGACCGTAAGGTGACCATTCCCATGCCGGATCACAAGGCGCGCTGTGAGCTATTCGAGTTCTACCTCAACCGCATCATCACTGGTGACCCGAACTGCAAGCCCAAGGTTCAGGTGTTCAAGACGCGCAATGAGGCCGAGGCGGGAGgaagcggtgctgcgcaggcgtCTCCGTCGTCTACCCTGGCCAGCAGCGAGAAGGCCGCGACAGAGACGAAGGCACTGGTCACAGAGGACGCCAAACCCGAGTCGATTAAGGTGATCCCCGGCGTGAGCAACAAGGAGTACGCTGTCGTGCTCTCCGACCGCACCCCTGGCGTGTCGCCGGCGCAGATTTCTACGATCGTCAACGAAGGCGCCCTCAACGCGGCCGCGAATGGGAaggaggtggtgccgctggagGTGCTTCAGGACAGCATCGACGACGTCCTCATCGGCAAGAAGCACCGTCAGCGCATGAGCAACGCATCGCTGCACCGCACCGCCTACCACGAAGTAGGCCACTGCATCATGGCCTGGACGAACCCGCTGCAGAAGGACGTTATTAAGCTGTCCATCATTCCTCGTGGTCGTGCCGGCGGGTAcacgcagcaggtgcaggaCGAGGCGATGGAGCCGCAGACGGACGAGTTTCTCTTTTCGCAGCTGTGTGTGCTTATGggcggccgcgccgcggAGCGAATCTTCGAGAAGGACATCTCGATCGGCGCCATGGACGACCTACAGCGTGCCACGCGCTTGGCGATGGAGAAGCTGCTCAAGTACGGCATGTCTAAAACAATCGGCCAGCTCGCCTTCAAGCCAAACGATAAGAATGATGGCCGCGCGTGGATGACGTGGTCGGAGAATCTGCACGCCAAGGTGGAGGCCGAGGCCCGCGCGCTTGTCGAGTCGGCCTATGTGCACACAGAGAAGACCCTGTTAGCCCACAAGGATAAGCACCAGAAGCTGGCAGAGTTGCTGCTTGGCAAAAAAGAACTGGACAAGGCGGACATTGCTGGCATCCTCGGCGCTCGTCCGGTGCTGAAGGCCTGA